From the genome of Hydrogenophaga sp. PBL-H3, one region includes:
- a CDS encoding helix-turn-helix transcriptional regulator produces the protein MRPAPLRPAATVSTAAAQPQRYLTNDEAAEYLRLSPRTLEKQRVIGGGPRFRKFGRRVMYAVADLDAWAADRSFETTSDPEYAEHHSADSRAR, from the coding sequence ATGCGTCCCGCTCCTTTGCGGCCTGCCGCCACTGTCTCGACCGCTGCCGCGCAGCCCCAACGCTATCTCACCAACGACGAAGCCGCCGAATACCTGCGCCTGTCGCCGCGCACGCTGGAAAAGCAGCGCGTGATCGGTGGTGGTCCGCGCTTTCGCAAGTTCGGCCGGCGCGTCATGTACGCCGTGGCCGACCTCGATGCCTGGGCCGCCGACCGCAGCTTCGAGACGACTTCCGATCCCGAGTACGCCGAGCACCACTCGGCCGACAGCCGTGCGCGCTGA